One Cucurbita pepo subsp. pepo cultivar mu-cu-16 chromosome LG20, ASM280686v2, whole genome shotgun sequence genomic window carries:
- the LOC111783063 gene encoding aspartic proteinase isoform X1 yields MPRSPFFNCFWFCYLDFIVYLILKLPMASYHSKAAFLCLFLLVSFNIVSSASNDGLLRVGLKKIKLDPENRLAARLESKDAEILKAAFRKYNPKGNLGESSDTDIVALKNYLDAQYYGEIAIGTPPQKFTVIFDTGSSNLWVPSAKCLFSVACHFHARYKSSRSSSYKKNGTSASIRYGTGAVSGFFSYDNVKVGDLVVKEQVFIEATREPSLTFLVAKFDGLLGLGFQEIAVGNAVPVWYNMVEQGLVKEPVFSFWLNRNVEEEEGGEIVFGGVDPKHYRGKHTYVPVTQKGYWQFDMGDVLIDGEPTGFCDGGCSAIADSGTSLLAGPTPVITMINHAIGAKGVVSQQCKAVVAQYGQTIMDLLLSEADPKKICSQINLCTFDGTRGVSMGIESVVDENAGKSSDSLRDGMCSVCEMTVVWMQNQLRQNQTKERIINYINELCDRMPSPMGQSAVDCGQLSSMPTVSFTIGDKIFDLAPEEYILKVGEGAAAQCISGFTAFDIPPPRGPLWILGDVFMGRYHTVFDFGKLRVGFAEAA; encoded by the exons ATGCCTCGATCgcctttttttaattgtttttggttttgttaTTTGGACTTCATTGTTTACTTGATCCTCAA GTTACCAATGGCTTCGTACCACTCCAAAGCTGCTTTCTTGtgtttgttcttgttggtTTCATTTAATATTGTGTCGTCTGCATCCAATGATGGGTTGCTTAGAGTTGGACTAAAGAAGATTAAGTTAGACCCAGAGAACCGTTTAGCTGCCCGCCTTGAGTCCAAGGATGCAGAGATTTTGAAAGCTGCTTTCAGGAAGTATAATCCTAAGGGTAATCTTGGAGAATCTTCTGATACTGATATTGTTGCGTTAAAGAACTACCTGGACGCTCAGTACTATGGTGAGATCGCCATTGGTACACCCCCACAAAAGTTCACTGTGATTTTTGACACCGGCAGCTCCAATCTGTGGGTGCCTTCTGCCAAGTGCTTGTTTTCT GTGGCTTGTCATTTCCATGCCAGGTACAAGTCAAGCCGCTCAAGTTCATACAAGAAAAACG GGACATCTGCTTCAATTCGGTATGGCACTGGAGCAGTCTCTGGTTTCTTTAGTTATGACAATGTCAAAGTTGGAGACCTAGTCGTAAAGGAACAG GTGTTCATAGAGGCAACCAGAGAACCGAGTCTTACGTTTCTGGTGGCCAAGTTTGATGGGTTGTTGGGACTTGGTTTCCAAGAGATAGCTGTCGGTAATGCTGTCCCAGTATG GTATAACATGGTTGAACAAGGTCTTGTTAAGGAACCCGTCTTTTCGTTTTGGCTCAACCGCAACgttgaggaggaagaaggaggTGAAATTGTGTTTGGTGGGGTTGACCCTAAGCATTATAGGGGCAAGCACACTTATGTTCCTGTCACACAGAAAGGTTACTGGCAG TTCGACATGGGCGATGTTCTCATCGATGGCGAACCAACTG GATTTTGTGATGGTGGTTGTTCAGCAATAGCTGATTCTGGAACTTCACTGTTGGCTGGCCCAACT cCTGTTATAACTATGATCAATCACGCCATTGGAGCTAAAGGAGTTGTTAGCCAGCAATGCAAGGCCGTTGTCGCACAATATGGGCAAACTATTATGGACTTGCTTTTATCTGAG GCAGATCCGAAGAAGATATGTTCTCAAATTAATTTGTGTACTTTCGATGGAACTCGAGGAGTCAG TATGGGAATTGAGAGTGTGGTGGACGAGAATGCCGGGAAATCATCCGACAGTCTACGCGACGGTATGTGCTCTGTATGTGAGATGACTGTTGTCTGGATGCAAAATCAACTTCGTCAGAATCAAACCAAAGAACGCATAATAAACTATATCAATGAG CTATGTGATCGTATGCCGAGTCCAATGGGACAATCAGCTGTGGACTGTGGACAACTTTCTTCCATGCCTACTGTTTCCTTCACAATTGGTGACAAAATATTCGACCTTGCACCAGAAGAG TATATACTCAAGGTTGGTGAGGGTGCTGCAGCTCAGTGCATAAGTGGATTTACTGCATTTGATATCCCTCCTCCTCGTGGACCCCTCTG GATCTTGGGAGATGTCTTCATGGGTCGCTACCACACCGTCTTTGATTTTGGCAAGCTGAGAGTCGGTTTTGCAGAGGCAGCTTGA
- the LOC111783063 gene encoding aspartic proteinase isoform X2 has translation MASYHSKAAFLCLFLLVSFNIVSSASNDGLLRVGLKKIKLDPENRLAARLESKDAEILKAAFRKYNPKGNLGESSDTDIVALKNYLDAQYYGEIAIGTPPQKFTVIFDTGSSNLWVPSAKCLFSVACHFHARYKSSRSSSYKKNGTSASIRYGTGAVSGFFSYDNVKVGDLVVKEQVFIEATREPSLTFLVAKFDGLLGLGFQEIAVGNAVPVWYNMVEQGLVKEPVFSFWLNRNVEEEEGGEIVFGGVDPKHYRGKHTYVPVTQKGYWQFDMGDVLIDGEPTGFCDGGCSAIADSGTSLLAGPTPVITMINHAIGAKGVVSQQCKAVVAQYGQTIMDLLLSEADPKKICSQINLCTFDGTRGVSMGIESVVDENAGKSSDSLRDGMCSVCEMTVVWMQNQLRQNQTKERIINYINELCDRMPSPMGQSAVDCGQLSSMPTVSFTIGDKIFDLAPEEYILKVGEGAAAQCISGFTAFDIPPPRGPLWILGDVFMGRYHTVFDFGKLRVGFAEAA, from the exons ATGGCTTCGTACCACTCCAAAGCTGCTTTCTTGtgtttgttcttgttggtTTCATTTAATATTGTGTCGTCTGCATCCAATGATGGGTTGCTTAGAGTTGGACTAAAGAAGATTAAGTTAGACCCAGAGAACCGTTTAGCTGCCCGCCTTGAGTCCAAGGATGCAGAGATTTTGAAAGCTGCTTTCAGGAAGTATAATCCTAAGGGTAATCTTGGAGAATCTTCTGATACTGATATTGTTGCGTTAAAGAACTACCTGGACGCTCAGTACTATGGTGAGATCGCCATTGGTACACCCCCACAAAAGTTCACTGTGATTTTTGACACCGGCAGCTCCAATCTGTGGGTGCCTTCTGCCAAGTGCTTGTTTTCT GTGGCTTGTCATTTCCATGCCAGGTACAAGTCAAGCCGCTCAAGTTCATACAAGAAAAACG GGACATCTGCTTCAATTCGGTATGGCACTGGAGCAGTCTCTGGTTTCTTTAGTTATGACAATGTCAAAGTTGGAGACCTAGTCGTAAAGGAACAG GTGTTCATAGAGGCAACCAGAGAACCGAGTCTTACGTTTCTGGTGGCCAAGTTTGATGGGTTGTTGGGACTTGGTTTCCAAGAGATAGCTGTCGGTAATGCTGTCCCAGTATG GTATAACATGGTTGAACAAGGTCTTGTTAAGGAACCCGTCTTTTCGTTTTGGCTCAACCGCAACgttgaggaggaagaaggaggTGAAATTGTGTTTGGTGGGGTTGACCCTAAGCATTATAGGGGCAAGCACACTTATGTTCCTGTCACACAGAAAGGTTACTGGCAG TTCGACATGGGCGATGTTCTCATCGATGGCGAACCAACTG GATTTTGTGATGGTGGTTGTTCAGCAATAGCTGATTCTGGAACTTCACTGTTGGCTGGCCCAACT cCTGTTATAACTATGATCAATCACGCCATTGGAGCTAAAGGAGTTGTTAGCCAGCAATGCAAGGCCGTTGTCGCACAATATGGGCAAACTATTATGGACTTGCTTTTATCTGAG GCAGATCCGAAGAAGATATGTTCTCAAATTAATTTGTGTACTTTCGATGGAACTCGAGGAGTCAG TATGGGAATTGAGAGTGTGGTGGACGAGAATGCCGGGAAATCATCCGACAGTCTACGCGACGGTATGTGCTCTGTATGTGAGATGACTGTTGTCTGGATGCAAAATCAACTTCGTCAGAATCAAACCAAAGAACGCATAATAAACTATATCAATGAG CTATGTGATCGTATGCCGAGTCCAATGGGACAATCAGCTGTGGACTGTGGACAACTTTCTTCCATGCCTACTGTTTCCTTCACAATTGGTGACAAAATATTCGACCTTGCACCAGAAGAG TATATACTCAAGGTTGGTGAGGGTGCTGCAGCTCAGTGCATAAGTGGATTTACTGCATTTGATATCCCTCCTCCTCGTGGACCCCTCTG GATCTTGGGAGATGTCTTCATGGGTCGCTACCACACCGTCTTTGATTTTGGCAAGCTGAGAGTCGGTTTTGCAGAGGCAGCTTGA
- the LOC111783509 gene encoding probable F-box protein At4g22030 — MSVVMNKLQPSQLAEEQRNAARLFKQLHCQLQSKLSLGDLNNNQVDEAMEKVLALDRAYPLPLLGSMIEKLPTNVEPATWWPQRKTMQKPKHKQASTKLGGNGWSRALEDEMREIAGVLKRDQQEYLRLSQKALQINKILAVSGPLLTLLGAFGSVLVGSCSGTWPVILGVVAGSMASIANAMEHGGQVGMVFEMYRSNAGFFKLMEETIETIESNVRRENGEVLEMKVALQLGRSLSELRELAASNSSRRTEEMGEFASKLF, encoded by the coding sequence ATGTCGGTGGTGATGAACAAGTTACAACCATCCCAACTAGcagaagaacagagaaatgCTGCTAGGTTGTTCAAGCAGCTTCATTGTCAGCTTCAGTCCAAACTCTCCCTGGGAGATCTCAACAACAACCAAGTAGACGAAGCAATGGAGAAAGTGTTGGCTTTGGATAGAGCATACCCACTTCCTTTATTAGGATCCATGATTGAAAAACTCCCCACCAATGTGGAGCCTGCAACTTGGTGGCCTCAACGAAAGACAATGCAGAAGCCTAAGCATAAGCAAGCAAGCACGAAGCTCGGTGGAAATGGATGGAGTAGGGCGCTAGAAGATGAAATGAGAGAGATTGCTGGGGTGCTAAAGAGAGATCAGCAAGAATACTTGAGATTGAGCCAAAAGGCCTTACAAATCAACAAGATTTTAGCAGTTTCTGGCCCATTATTAACCTTGCTTGGAGCATTTGGGTCAGTTCTTGTAGGTTCTTGCTCAGGGACATGGCCTGTTATACTTGGAGTTGTAGCAGGATCTATGGCGAGCATTGCGAACGCAATGGAACACGGTGGTCAAGTTGGGATGGTGTTTGAGATGTACAGAAGCAATGCAGGTTTCTTTAAGCTCATGGAAGAAACAATCGAAACAATCGAATCGAACGTAAGAAGGGAGAATGGAGAAGTGTTGGAAATGAAGGTTGCTTTACAACTAGGGAGGAGTTTATCAGAACTCAGGGAATTGGCTGCATCAAATTCAAGCAGAAGAACAGAGGAAATGGGAGAGTTTGCAAGCAAGCTTTTCTAA
- the LOC111783246 gene encoding aminomethyltransferase, mitochondrial-like, producing the protein MRGGLWQLGQSITRRLAQSDKKAVGRRFFSGESELKKTVLYDFHVAHGGKMVPFAGWSMPIQYKDSIMDSTVNCRQNGGLFDVSHMCGLSLKGKDSIPFLESLVIADVAGLAPGTGTLTVFTNEKGGAIDDSVITKVTDDHLYLVVNAGCRDKDLAHIEEHMKAFKAKGGDVSWHIHDERSLLALQGPLAAPSLQQLTKDDLSKLYFGEFRILDINGAHCYLTRTGYTGEDGFEISVPSEHAVDLAKAILEKSEGKVRLTGLGARDSLRLEAGLCLYGNDMEQHITPVEAGLTWAIGKRRRAEGGFLGAEVILKQLEEGPAIRRVGFFSSGPPARSHSEIQNEEGKSIGEVTSGGFSPCLKKNIAMGYVKSGSHKAGTKVKIIIRGKAYDGAVTKMPFVPTKYYKPT; encoded by the exons ATGAGGGGAGGTCTATGGCAACTGGGGCAATCAATTACTCGCCGTCTTGCCCAGTCTGATAAGAAGGCTGTGGGACGTCGATTCTTTTCTGGGGAGTCTGAGCTCAAAAAAACTGTTCTATATGATTTTCATGTTGCTCATGGTGGAAAGATGGTTCCATTTGCTGGATGGAGCATGCCTATTCAATACAAGGACTCAATAATGGATTCCACTGTGAACTGTAGGCAGAATGGTGGACTGTTTGATGTCTCCCATATGTGTGGACtgagccttaaggggaaggaTTCTATCCCTTTCCTTGAATCACTTGTTATTGCTGATGTTGCTGGTCTTGCTCCTGGAACTGGAACACTTACTGTCTTTACCAATGAAAAGGGTGGCGCCATTGATGACTCAGTGATCACCAAGGTCACAGATGACCACCTATATTTGGTTGTCAATGCGGGCTGCAGGGACAAGGATTTAGCTCACATTGAGGAGCACATGAAGGCCTTCAAGGCCAAAGGAGGCGACGTTTCTTGGCATATTCATGATGAGAGATCTCTTCTAGCTCTCCAG GGCCCTCTTGCTGCACCATCTCTTCAACAATTGACTAAGGACGACTTGAGCAAGCTTTACTTTGGTGAGTTCCGCATATTGGATATCAATGGAGCCCATTGCTATCTCACCAGGACAGG GTACACAGGTGAAGATGGATTTGAAATATCAGTGCCTTCAGAGCACGCTGTGGATCTCGCCAAAGCAATCTTGGAGAAATCAGAGGGGAAGGTAAGATTGACAGGACTGGGCGCTCGAGACAGTCTTCGGCTCGAGGCTGGCTTGTGTTTATACGGCAATGACATGGAACAACATATAACACCAGTGGAAGCAGGATTAACATGGGCCATAGGGAAAAGGAGGAGAGCAGAAGGGGGTTTTCTTGGTGCTGAGGTGATTCTGAAACAACTTGAAGAGGGCCCAGCAATAAGGCGTGTTGGGTTCTTCTCTTCAGGCCCTCCTGCAAGGAGCCACAGTGAGATTCAGAATGAGGAAGGAAAAAGCATTGGAGAAGTCACCAGTGGAGGATTTAGCCCATGCCTGAAGAAGAACATCGCTATGGGTTATGTGAAATCTGGATCTCACAAGGCTGGCACCAAAGTTAAGATCATTATCAGAGGAAAGGCCTACGATGGTGCTGTCACTAAAATGCCATTCGTTCCTACAAAATACTACAAGCCAACATAG
- the LOC111783511 gene encoding glycine-rich cell wall structural protein 1-like — MANFCFRFLCLVLLVLGRFSFGYGGDTGWGFNNEESCRYWRGCGSFFGWPVHKGSAGGGVGSGHGEGYGAGFGVGSHGGSGGGGGGGYGGGGSEEGSGHGSGYGAGGGGFGFGGGGGGGGGGGGGGGGNSVRGGEAYGHGSGFGGGGGIGGGGAGGGGGGGSGGTNGGNGYGSGFGGGVGIGGSGSGGGGGGGGGGGESGQNGGYGKGEGGGFGGGEGFTNSVGGGGGKGGQGMGMGFGMGFGMGVGFGMGNTNNGADESNGQPQAKPTNAKP; from the exons ATGGCCAATTTTTGTTTCAGATTTCTctgtcttgttcttcttgttttggGTCGATTTAGTTTTGGGTATGGAGGTGACACCGGGTGGGGATTTAACAATGAGGAATCCTGCCGGTATTGGCGGGGGTGCGGAAGCTTCTTTGGGTGGCCGGTTCACAAGGGTTCAGCCGGAGGTGGGGTTGGGTCTGGCCATGGTGAGGGTTATGGAGCTGGGTTTGGTGTAGGTAGTCATGGTGGTAGTGGTGGTGGCGGTGGGGGAGGGTATGGAGGAGGTGGGTCTGAAGAAGGGTCTGGTCATGGTAGTGGATATGGAGCtggcggtggtg GATTTGGGTTTGGTGGCGGAGGGGGTGGCGGAGGAGGTggtggcggcggtggtggtgggaATTCTGTTCGGGGAGGGGAGGCGTATGGACATGGAAGTGGGTTTGGGGGAGGTGGTGGTATTGGTGGCGGTGGAGCTGGAGGGGGAGGCGGCGGCGGTAGTGGAGGTACAAATGGAGGAAATGGCTACGGTAGTGGATTTGGCGGTGGCGTAGGTATTGGAGGAAGCGGcagtggcggcggcggcggaggaggaggaggaggaggagaaagtgGCCAAAATGGAGGATATGGGAAAGGGGAGGGCGGTGGTTTTGGAGGCGGAGAAGGGTTTACAAATAGCgttggcggcggcggtgggaAGGGCGGACAAGGCATGGGGATGGGATTCGGGATGGGGTTCGGGATGGGCGTTGGGTTTGGAATGGGAAACACCAACAATGGAGCCGATGAGTCCAACGGTCAACCTCAAGCTAAACCCACCAATGCCAAACCTTAG
- the LOC111782712 gene encoding L-ascorbate oxidase homolog produces the protein MRENRVLCSLIILVLFAVNEVTADNPYRFFTWKVTYGVIYPLGVKQQAILINGQFPGPQIDAVTNDNLIINVYNYLKEPFLISWNGLQQRRNSWQDGVYGTTCAIPPLRNFTYVLQAKDQIGSYFYFPSTAFHKAAGAFGGIRIWSRPGIPVPFAPPAGDFTVLAGDWFKTNHYILRRVLESGRNLPSPDGLLINGRGWNGYTFNVNPGKTYRFRISNVGLSASINFRIQGHVMKLVEVEGSHTLQNTYSSLDIHLGQSYSVLVTADQPPKDYYVVVSSRFTSPILTTTAVLHYSNSWQKVSGPVPGGPTTEIAWSLQQARSIRWNLTASGPRPNPQGSYHYGLIKTSRTIILANSAPVINGKQRFAVNSVSFVQADTPLKLADYFKIPGVFNLNSIPTTPTWGNAYLQTSVMGSNFREYVEIVFQNWEDTVQSWHIDGYSFFVVGMDGGQWTPASRARYNLRDTVARCTTQVYPRAWTAIYMALDNVGMWNVRSESWARQYLGQQFYLRVYTSSTSFRDELPIPRNALLCGRARGRHTRPL, from the exons ATGAGGGAAAACAGAGTACTCTGTTCTCTCATAATCTTGGTTCTTTTTGCTGTTAATGAGGTTACTGCTGACAACCCATATAGGTTTTTCACGTGGAAAGTCACTTATGGTGTTATCTATCCGCTTGGAGTTAAGCAACAG GCAATCTTGATTAATGGGCAGTTCCCAGGGCCTCAGATCGatgctgttacaaatgataacTTGATTATCAATGTGTACAACTATCTCAAGGAGCCGTTTCTCATTTCTTG GAATGGGTTACAGCAGAGAAGGAACTCATGGCAAGATGGAGTTTATGGGACTACTTGTGCTATCCCTCCACTGAGGAACTTCACTTATGTTCTACAAGCAAAGGACCAAATTGGCAGTTACTTCTACTTCCCATCAACAGCATTCCACAAAGCAGCTGGAGCATTTGGAGGCATCAGAATTTGGAGCCGACCCGGAATTCCCGTTCCTTTTGCTCCTCCTGCAGGCGACTTCACCGTGCTAGCTGGTGACTGGTTCAAGACCAATCATTAC ATTTTGAGACGAGTTCTGGAAAGCGGTCGTAATCTTCCATCTCCAGACGGGCTTCTAATCAACGGTCGAGGATGGAATGGATATACATTCAATGTTAATCCAG GCAAGACATACAGGTTCAGAATATCAAATGTCGGTCTTTCAGCTTCCATTAACTTCAGAATTCAAGGCCATGTGATGAAACTGGTGGAGGTAGAAGGATCTCACACTCTCCAGAACACATATTCCTCTCTTGACATCCATTTGGGGCAATCCTACTCTGTCTTGGTCACTGCTGATCAGCCTCCTAAGGATTACTATGTCGTTGTTTCCTCTCGGTTTACGTCTCCGATCCTCACGACGACAGCCGTTCTTCACTACAGCAATTCATGGCAGAAAGTTTCTGGTCCAGTTCCCGGTGGCCCGACCACTGAGATCGCTTGGTCTCTCCAGCAGGCCAGATCTATCCG CTGGAATCTGACTGCAAGTGGACCGAGACCGAATCCGCAAGGCTCCTACCATTATGGACTGATCAAAACGAGTCGTACGATAATACTAGCGAACTCGGCCCCTGTTATTAATGGCAAGCAGAGGTTTGCTGTCAACAGTGTCTCATTTGTTCAAGCAGACACTCCATTGAAACTAGCTGACTATTTCAAGATCCCTGGAGTTTTCAATCTCAACAGCATTCCCACCACTCCCACTTGGGGAAATGCATACCTCCAGACATCTGTCATGGGTTCTAATTTTCGAGAATACGTCGAGATCGTGTTTCAAAATTGGGAAGACACCGTGCAGTCTTGGCATATTGATGGCTACTCCTTTTTTGTTGTCGG GATGGATGGAGGCCAATGGACTCCTGCCAGCAGAGCTCGATACAATCTAAGAGATACCGTCGCCCGCTGCACGACTCAG GTGTATCCAAGGGCATGGACTGCTATCTATATGGCACTTGATAATGTAGGAATGTGGAATGTGAGATCCGAGAGTTGGGCAAGGCAGTACTTGGGACAGCAGTTCTATCTCAGGGTTTATACCTCGTCAACCTCTTTCAGAGATGAGCTCCCAATCCCCCGAAACGCTCTTCTTTGCGGGAGGGCCCGTGGTCGTCACACGAGGCCGCTCTAA
- the LOC111783406 gene encoding 5'-adenylylsulfate reductase 3, chloroplastic-like, whose protein sequence is MALAASSVSNLLHFAVSSDAKAPRIGSVQLLNWPHVLSSGVNYLRRGCWMKPINSQSQRNNLFVPLAVNTLASEVVEKAETVDYDGLAKHLENASPLEIMDQALEEFGNDIAIAFSGAEDVALIEYARLTGRPFRVFSLDTGRLNSETYQFFDAVEKHYGIHIEYMFPDAVEVQGLVRNKGLFSFYEDGHQECCRVRKVRPLRRALKGLRAWITGQRKDQSPGTRSEIPVVQVDPVFEGLDGGIGSLIKWNPVANVDGKDIWNFLRTMNVPVNSLHSQGYVSIGCEPCTRPVLPWQHEREGRWWWEDSKAKECGLHKGNLKQGDIPQLNGNGNGTPLVNDIFISQNLVNLNRTGIENLARLGNRKEPWLVVLYAPWCQFCQAMEGSYVELGEKLAGSGVKVGKFRADGEQKEFAKAELQLGSFPTILFFPKHSSKAIKYPSEKRDVDSLMGFVNALR, encoded by the exons ATGGCGCTTGCTGCTTCTTCTGTTTCTAATTTGCTGCATTTTGCTGTTTCCTCTGATGCTAAAG CTCCACGAATTGGTTCTGTTCAGCTGTTGAATTGGCCCCACGTTTTGTCTTCTGGAGTCAATTATTTACGAAGAGGATGCTGGATGAAGCCTATTAATTCGCAATCTCAACGGAATAATTTGTTTGTGCCTCTTGCGGTCAATACCCTTGCTTCTG AGGTGGTAGAGAAAGCTGAGACGGTAGACTACGATGGATTGGCTAAACACCTTGAAAATGCTTCCCCTCTGGAAATAATGGACCAAGCCCTCGAGGAATTTGGCAACGATATTGCAATTGCATTTAG TGGCGCGGAAGATGTTGCATTGATTGAATATGCTCGTTTGACTGGCCGACCATTTAGGGTGTTTAGCCTAGACACAGGGAGGTTGAATTCAGAGACATACCAATTCTTTGATGCAGTGGAGAAACATTATGGCATCCATATAGAGTATATGTTCCCAGATGCTGTTGAAGTTCAGGGTTTAGTTCGGAACAAAGGGTTGTTTTCATTCTACGAGGATGGCCATCAGGAGTGCTGTCGAGTGAGGAAGGTGAGGCCTTTGAGGAGGGCTTTAAAGGGACTCCGAGCATGGATCACCGGACAAAGGAAAGATCAATCTCCTGGAACTAGGTCTGAAATTCCTGTTGTCCAAGTTGATCCTGTTTTCGAGGGGTTGGATGGAGGCATTGGGAGCCTGATCAAGTGGAACCCAGTGGCCAACGTTGATGGTAAAGACATATGGAACTTTTTGCGGACCATGAATGTGCCTGTGAACTCTTTGCATTCTCAAGGATATGTCTCAATTGGGTGTGAGCCATGCACGAGGCCTGTCCTTCCATGGCAGCATGAAAGAGAGGGAAGATGGTGGTGGGAGGATTCCAAGGCCAAGGAATGCGGTCTTCACAAAGGAAATCTCAAACAAGGAGATATACCCCAGCTGAATGGCAATGGAAATGGAACTCCCCTGGTTAATGACATCTTCATCTCCCAAAATTTGGTGAACCTGAACAGAACAGGAATAGAAAACCTGGCCAGGCTGGGGAACCGGAAAGAACCTTGGCTTGTTGTTCTTTATGCGCCATGGTGCCAATTCTGCCAG GCTATGGAAGGGTCATATGTTGAATTGGGTGAGAAGTTGGCAGGGAGTGGGGTGAAAGTTGGGAAGTTCAGAGCCGACGGTGAGCAGAAGGAGTTCGCGAAAGCAGAGCTGCAGCTAGGATCGTTCCCCACAATACTCTTCTTCCCCAAACACTCATCTAAAGCAATCAAGTACCCATCAGAGAAGAGGGATGTTGACTCGTTGATGGGTTTTGTGAATGCTCTACGATGA
- the LOC111783657 gene encoding autophagy-related protein 8C-like: MAKSSFKLEHPLERRQAEAVRIREKYPDRIPVIVEKAERSDIPDIDKKKYLVPADLTVGQFVYVIRKRIKLSSEKAIFIFIKNTLPPTAGLMSAIYDENKDEDGFLYMTYSGENTFGF; this comes from the exons ATGGCTAAAAGCTCGTTCAAGCTCGAACACCCTCTAg AAAGGAGACAAGCTGAAGCTGTTCGCATCAGGGAGAAATACCCGGATAGGATTCCC GTGATTGTGGAGAAAGCAGAAAGGAGTGACATTCCTGACATTGATAAGAAGAA GTACCTCGTCCCTGCTGATCTGACTGTTGGGCAGTTTGTTTATGTTATCCGGAAAAGGATTAAGCTTAGCTCTGAGAAGGCgattttcatctttataaAAAACACACTACCTCCAACTG CTGGTTTGATGTCAGCAATCTATGATGAAAACAAGGATGAAGATGGTTTTCTTTACATGACTTACAGTGGGGAGAACACCTTTGGATTCTga
- the LOC111783354 gene encoding probable beta-1,3-galactosyltransferase 2 encodes MYMKNKAEGIGLDYASRYVLFRKWAFFLCFVCFCAGMLFTNRLWIVPMANGVALKSYDQELAKTETSGARPEEFSRSQLSIQTLARSISDLETKLAAVTTDHEPTSKRKYLVVVGINTAFTSRKRRDSVRATWMPQGDKRKKLEEEKGIVIRFVIGRSATPGSILDMSLDAEERQHGDFLRLNHVEGYLELSAKTKTYFATAVSLWDAEFYVKVDDDIHVNIGALGTTLVGHRNKPRVYIGCMKSGPVLSNKGVKYHEPEYLRFGDEGNLYFRHATGQLYAISKDLATYISRNQDVLHKYANEDVSLGSWLIGLDVEQVDDKKLCCSTPLDCETKALGGEACVASFDWRCSGICNSVERMSEVHQKCAENETSLWNASF; translated from the exons ATGTATATGAAGAATAAAGCTGAAGGAATTGGATTGGACTATGCTTCAAGATATGTATTATTTAGGAAGTGGGCCTTTTTTCTATGTTTTGTATGCTTTTGTGCTGGCATGCTCTTTACAAACAG GTTGTGGATAGTGCCTATGGCTAATGGTGTTGCACTGAAATCTTATGATCAAGAACTT GCGAAAACCGAAACATCTGGTGCGAGGCCAGAGGAGTTTTCGAGATCCCAGCTGAGTATTCA GACACTTGCTAGGAGCATTTCAGATCTGGAGACGAAACTTGCAGCTGTAACGACCGATCACGAACCGACTTCCAAAAGAAAGTATCTAGTAGTTGTAGGAATCAATACAGCTTTTACTAGCCGAAAACGAAGAGATTCGGTTCGTGCAACATGGATGCCACAAG GTGATAAGAGAAAGAAGTTGGAGGAAGAGAAAGGCATAGTCATCCGTTTCGTTATCGGTCGAAG CGCAACTCCTGGCAGTATACTCGATATGTCGCTCGACGCGGAGGAGCGTCAACATGGAGACTTCCTGAGACTG AATCATGTCGAGGGCTACCTCGAATTATCGGCCAAGACGAAAACTTACTTTGCTACAGCTGTTTCTTTGTGGGATGCCGAGTTTTACGTCAAAGTCGACGACGACATCCATGTGAACATAG GTGCGCTCGGAACAACTCTGGTAGGACATCGTAATAAGCCTCGGGTTTACATCGGTTGTATGAAGTCCGGACCGGTACTCTCGAATAA AGGAGTAAAGTACCACGAACCGGAGTATTTACGATTCGGGGACGAGGGAAATTTGTATTTCCGTCATGCTACAGGACAGTTATATGCAATCTCGAAAGACTTGGCTACTTACATCTCGCGCAACCA GGATGTGCTGCACAAGTATGCCAATGAAGATGTTTCATTAGGATCTTGGTTGATTGGTTTAGATGTGGAGCAGGTGGATGATAAGAAACTGTGTTGTAGCACCCCGCTCG ATTGTGAGACAAAAGCTTTGGGAGGTGAAGCTTGTGTAGCTTCATTTGATTGGAGATGCAGTGGGATCTGCAACTCAGTTGAAAGGATGAGTGAAGTTCATCAGAAGTGTGCTGAAAATGAGACTTCTTTATGGAATGCAAGCTTTTGA